From a single Bacillus pumilus genomic region:
- a CDS encoding phage tail domain-containing protein has protein sequence MEFDLIIDGERLNDVFPNVFLTSFEPEAPSFDRKNFTNSSRHGIQTQRKSRFTRLKERKILVDLTIDAANAEHFYLVRSEVYEYLGRPDPYEIICTFRPERKWLVVCDDAYTIGQEQGKTGGTFTITLTAIEGCSQSVHDSRSPQELQSERFMGRNFERYREQPFRFKERAFSVYNYGDVRLSPIDHEYTVNMFLAGTDIKIENKTTGEFITLVGTQSKNNLLNVIKQYVFKGSQAIERKGRFPELVPGKNDFVITGATFIDIEFITHFYYKGG, from the coding sequence ATGGAATTTGATCTTATTATTGACGGGGAGCGTTTAAATGATGTCTTCCCCAATGTCTTTCTAACATCCTTTGAACCCGAAGCGCCGTCATTCGATAGAAAAAACTTTACAAATTCGAGCCGGCACGGTATTCAGACGCAAAGAAAGAGTCGTTTTACACGTTTGAAAGAAAGAAAAATACTTGTTGATCTTACAATAGACGCAGCAAACGCAGAACATTTTTATCTAGTAAGATCGGAAGTATATGAATATCTTGGCCGGCCCGATCCATACGAAATCATATGTACGTTTCGGCCTGAAAGAAAATGGCTTGTTGTGTGTGATGACGCATATACCATTGGTCAGGAGCAGGGGAAAACGGGTGGAACTTTTACAATCACGCTTACGGCCATTGAAGGGTGTTCACAGTCGGTGCATGATAGCCGATCACCACAGGAATTGCAAAGTGAGAGATTCATGGGAAGAAATTTTGAACGTTATAGAGAGCAGCCTTTTCGATTTAAAGAAAGGGCTTTTTCTGTTTATAACTATGGTGATGTGAGACTGTCACCTATTGATCATGAGTATACAGTCAATATGTTTTTGGCTGGAACAGACATAAAAATTGAGAACAAAACAACAGGCGAATTTATTACATTAGTAGGCACTCAATCAAAAAACAATTTGCTGAACGTGATAAAGCAGTATGTTTTTAAAGGTTCACAAGCTATTGAAAGAAAAGGTCGTTTCCCTGAACTTGTACCAGGAAAAAATGATTTTGTTATCACAGGCGCTACGTTTATTGATATTGAATTTATTACTCATTTTTACTACAAAGGAGGTTAA
- a CDS encoding phage tail tape measure protein, which translates to MAASEVTNMIMRLGFDDGGTSAGIENIAEKMALVRSSMKATASQFGHFGDESEKLRRKQEDLSQLYELQGSKIEQLKKKYEVLAREKGENSKEALQLATVINREVTNHNQLERALRSTTLQINTQNSAWTRAGNSLQEYGERLQSTGNKMSTIGKVGFAAITAPVSALGVMAVKSAADVEKAQGKIAASLNLTKKEAAEVNKVTREMWLSGFGESMEEVNQGVIDTRKNLQNLKGDQLELATKRANILKDVFEYEIPESTRAAKALMDNYGVDVGKSFDLITVAAQKGGDYSNELLDTVSEYSSQFSSAGISIEGMFNIMLQGAKNGAWNMDKVGDAVKEFNIRAQDGSKGTVNAFKDIGLDAEKMGTAIAEGGEKGQKAFMATVSAIAAVKDPLDRDAAGVALFGTMWEDLRGKVVTSLDPTKDMLGEVEGATEKAGKAIKDNFNDRAVMAFRKLMSNLLPIGEILLEKIEPALDKAGDAVDRFTKWFQGLTPSMQNTIVIAGLLAAAFPPVIIALGLVVSSIGTVTGALGRGAVAFGRYRAEAALARTSTTQLAAANTAAATQMNISNAAVARNTRGLRGLRGASGLAGTAMMSFGGKWGSLLGVATMFAPEIAKGAQSLFNFRGGARVATTAASSLGTGTAQTAGRFAGFGAKALGVVKSLGNVARVASVARVGMSAFGGPVGLAVTGVSLLAEGGYKLYKHLKEEQIPALEDFGEKVSESTTKSVLGYKKLNDQATAQLNQLNWSGQKVTKETADNIVKNFNTMGDQIKQSIETKGNQSFESLSKFMSGSKSLSQKEQEAILNNVKKKQNEQVKAVSDGEAKIKAILTQASSEKRNLTQKEKTTINNIQKSMMTTAVKTMSKSEVEQKAIMSKLQTESKSITARQAADTIKNSIKAKDGAVKEADDKYNKTVAAVVRERDETGSISTKQANKLIKEAKRQRDDSVSAAKDMHKKVVKEARKQAGDHADEINTETGEVKTGWEKMMDIVNNAWNWIQGLFGGGDKKKKKSNPPKLGTDGKGKYLENRAYAKGTPATGHPGGLAVTSEKGRELIHEPGVGTYVSGNSGPELRYLRKGSSVLPNKETERVLKRHGMPGYENGVGDYFDWIMKGPKFLWNKAAEKFGLNDGLIPSWFTNVSGSPVEAIAKLAFSGVDSLIGSIGSFFGGGNATENVKRWVAQAISIAGISPSFAGALQTIAMKESGGNPTVVNNWDSNAKAGHPSQGLMQFIPSTFAAHAKKGFTDIRNPVHQILAAINYLNSRYGGINRHPGLVNMSKGGKYIGYAAGGVSPGAGGTKLAALNERGYDEHIITTDPSYRERSLAIWARAGAELGVNPQSAPSGMNLEPMTSRQDTTNALLQEQNELLREIVSTGGVIKVGEKTFAKVMNKIGMKQLQDKAVLMGGW; encoded by the coding sequence ATGGCAGCCAGTGAAGTGACTAATATGATTATGCGTTTAGGCTTTGATGATGGCGGGACATCTGCGGGCATTGAAAATATAGCAGAAAAAATGGCCCTTGTTAGAAGTAGCATGAAGGCTACTGCTTCCCAATTTGGACACTTTGGGGACGAGTCGGAAAAACTTAGACGCAAACAAGAAGACCTTTCACAGCTTTATGAATTACAGGGAAGCAAGATCGAGCAGTTAAAGAAAAAGTATGAAGTGTTAGCCAGGGAAAAAGGTGAAAATTCTAAAGAAGCCTTACAGCTGGCGACAGTAATCAATAGAGAAGTAACCAACCATAATCAGCTTGAGCGTGCTCTTCGATCAACTACCTTACAAATAAATACACAAAATTCAGCTTGGACAAGAGCCGGAAACAGCTTGCAAGAATATGGTGAGCGTCTTCAATCAACTGGAAACAAGATGTCAACAATCGGAAAAGTGGGATTCGCTGCAATTACGGCACCTGTTAGCGCACTTGGCGTGATGGCTGTTAAATCTGCGGCCGATGTTGAAAAGGCACAAGGGAAGATTGCTGCTTCCCTCAACTTAACCAAGAAAGAAGCAGCCGAGGTAAACAAGGTCACAAGAGAGATGTGGCTATCTGGCTTCGGTGAGTCGATGGAGGAAGTAAATCAAGGTGTCATCGATACACGTAAAAATCTTCAAAACCTCAAAGGGGATCAACTTGAACTAGCAACAAAAAGAGCTAACATTCTAAAAGATGTCTTTGAATATGAAATACCGGAAAGCACGAGAGCGGCCAAAGCACTCATGGATAATTACGGTGTGGATGTGGGGAAATCATTTGATTTAATCACAGTAGCCGCACAAAAAGGCGGGGACTATTCAAACGAGCTTCTTGATACCGTGAGTGAATATTCATCTCAGTTTAGTTCAGCTGGTATTTCCATTGAAGGCATGTTTAACATCATGCTTCAAGGTGCTAAAAATGGCGCTTGGAACATGGATAAAGTCGGTGACGCAGTAAAAGAGTTCAATATTCGTGCACAGGACGGTTCAAAGGGTACCGTTAATGCGTTCAAAGATATTGGCCTTGATGCTGAAAAGATGGGGACGGCCATTGCAGAAGGTGGAGAAAAAGGTCAAAAGGCATTCATGGCAACTGTTTCAGCGATAGCGGCCGTAAAAGACCCACTTGACAGGGATGCGGCTGGTGTCGCTCTTTTTGGTACCATGTGGGAGGATTTACGGGGGAAAGTCGTGACATCATTAGACCCAACAAAAGACATGCTCGGAGAAGTGGAAGGCGCCACAGAAAAAGCAGGAAAAGCGATAAAGGATAATTTCAATGATCGTGCTGTTATGGCCTTCCGTAAATTGATGTCAAACCTTTTGCCGATTGGTGAAATCTTGCTAGAAAAAATCGAGCCGGCACTGGATAAGGCTGGCGATGCGGTTGATCGTTTCACAAAATGGTTTCAAGGCTTAACACCTTCAATGCAAAATACCATCGTCATTGCTGGTTTATTGGCTGCTGCTTTTCCTCCTGTTATCATTGCCCTGGGTTTGGTTGTTTCCAGCATAGGGACCGTTACGGGAGCATTAGGAAGGGGGGCGGTTGCGTTTGGCCGTTATCGGGCAGAAGCAGCACTTGCACGGACATCCACAACACAACTTGCCGCCGCAAATACTGCCGCAGCTACACAAATGAATATCAGTAATGCAGCCGTGGCGAGGAACACAAGGGGGCTTCGTGGTTTACGTGGAGCGTCAGGCCTTGCCGGTACTGCAATGATGTCCTTTGGAGGTAAATGGGGCTCATTGTTAGGTGTTGCAACGATGTTCGCACCGGAGATCGCAAAAGGCGCACAATCTTTATTTAATTTCAGAGGAGGCGCCCGAGTTGCCACGACTGCTGCATCTAGTCTAGGTACTGGCACAGCTCAAACAGCTGGAAGATTTGCCGGGTTTGGTGCAAAGGCGCTAGGTGTGGTTAAAAGTCTTGGGAATGTTGCCCGAGTTGCAAGCGTTGCAAGAGTGGGTATGTCTGCATTCGGCGGCCCGGTCGGTTTAGCTGTGACGGGTGTGTCTTTATTAGCTGAAGGCGGTTATAAACTATATAAGCATTTAAAAGAAGAGCAAATACCAGCCCTTGAGGACTTCGGGGAAAAAGTTTCTGAAAGTACCACGAAATCGGTTCTTGGTTATAAGAAATTAAATGATCAAGCAACCGCACAACTAAACCAGCTGAATTGGTCAGGGCAAAAGGTAACTAAAGAAACAGCCGATAACATCGTGAAGAATTTCAATACAATGGGTGATCAGATAAAACAAAGCATTGAAACGAAAGGGAATCAAAGTTTTGAATCACTTAGCAAATTCATGTCCGGCAGCAAAAGCCTTTCTCAAAAAGAACAGGAAGCCATTTTAAACAATGTTAAAAAGAAACAGAATGAGCAAGTAAAAGCCGTGAGCGATGGCGAAGCGAAGATAAAAGCGATCTTAACCCAAGCAAGTTCAGAGAAAAGAAACCTTACTCAAAAAGAAAAAACAACGATCAATAATATTCAAAAGAGCATGATGACAACGGCCGTTAAAACAATGAGTAAAAGTGAAGTTGAACAAAAAGCAATTATGAGTAAACTACAAACAGAATCTAAAAGTATCACGGCGAGACAAGCAGCGGACACCATTAAAAACAGCATCAAAGCAAAAGACGGCGCAGTGAAAGAGGCTGATGATAAATATAATAAAACGGTTGCTGCCGTTGTCCGGGAACGTGATGAAACGGGATCGATATCTACAAAACAAGCTAACAAACTTATTAAAGAGGCGAAAAGACAGCGTGACGATTCTGTTTCAGCAGCAAAGGACATGCATAAAAAAGTAGTCAAAGAAGCGAGAAAACAAGCTGGGGATCACGCTGATGAAATCAATACCGAAACTGGAGAAGTAAAAACCGGTTGGGAAAAAATGATGGATATTGTTAATAATGCTTGGAACTGGATTCAAGGTCTCTTCGGTGGAGGAGATAAGAAAAAGAAAAAATCTAACCCGCCAAAGTTAGGCACAGACGGCAAGGGGAAGTATTTAGAAAACCGAGCTTATGCAAAAGGCACGCCAGCAACAGGGCACCCGGGCGGGCTTGCGGTTACGAGTGAAAAGGGTCGAGAATTAATTCATGAACCAGGAGTCGGAACCTATGTGTCAGGAAATTCCGGCCCAGAGCTGCGCTATTTAAGAAAAGGGTCATCCGTTCTTCCGAACAAGGAAACCGAACGTGTTTTAAAACGTCATGGGATGCCTGGATATGAAAATGGTGTAGGAGACTATTTTGATTGGATCATGAAAGGACCGAAATTCCTTTGGAATAAGGCTGCTGAAAAATTCGGTTTGAATGATGGTTTAATTCCATCATGGTTCACGAATGTGAGCGGCAGCCCGGTAGAAGCCATTGCAAAACTTGCCTTTAGTGGTGTTGATTCTCTCATAGGTTCCATTGGTTCTTTCTTTGGTGGCGGTAACGCTACTGAAAACGTGAAAAGATGGGTGGCTCAAGCCATTTCAATTGCGGGTATTTCTCCTTCTTTCGCAGGAGCTTTACAGACAATTGCGATGAAGGAATCGGGAGGAAACCCGACCGTCGTAAACAATTGGGATAGCAATGCAAAAGCGGGGCACCCGTCACAAGGGCTTATGCAGTTTATCCCTTCTACATTTGCAGCGCACGCAAAAAAGGGCTTCACAGATATAAGAAATCCTGTTCATCAAATACTAGCTGCGATAAATTATCTCAACAGTCGTTACGGGGGGATCAATAGACATCCTGGTCTTGTGAATATGAGTAAAGGCGGGAAATATATTGGCTACGCAGCGGGCGGCGTTTCCCCAGGGGCAGGAGGCACCAAACTAGCTGCACTAAATGAAAGAGGATATGACGAACATATCATTACAACAGACCCGTCATATCGTGAAAGGAGCCTAGCAATTTGGGCTCGTGCTGGCGCTGAATTAGGTGTCAATCCACAGTCTGCACCAAGCGGGATGAATTTGGAGCCGATGACATCAAGACAAGATACAACAAACGCATTATTACAAGAACAAAACGAGCTTTTACGTGAAATTGTCAGCACTGGCGGTGTCATCAAGGTTGGCGAAAAAACATTTGCAAAAGTCATGAATAAAATCGGTATGAAGCAGCTTCAAGATAAAGCGGTATTGATGGGGGGATGGTGA
- the gpG gene encoding phage tail assembly chaperone G yields MSKPLEITLRIDQNDQTFYQEFVSLKYKRKALEIELDAKKEDIDPGDIEARQLNLIWEVFGKKFTKKQLDEGLNAIGFRDVLYDIIGVGLLGYPSREEIEARESENDLGKLVEKLMKEQMEQN; encoded by the coding sequence ATGTCGAAGCCGTTAGAAATCACGCTGCGTATTGATCAAAATGATCAAACATTTTATCAAGAATTTGTGTCTTTAAAATATAAACGAAAGGCCCTTGAAATCGAACTGGATGCCAAAAAAGAAGATATTGACCCGGGAGACATTGAAGCCCGGCAACTTAATCTAATTTGGGAAGTGTTCGGAAAGAAGTTCACGAAAAAGCAGCTTGATGAAGGCTTAAACGCCATTGGGTTCCGTGATGTTTTATACGATATTATCGGGGTTGGGCTTTTAGGCTATCCATCCAGGGAAGAAATTGAGGCGAGAGAGTCGGAAAACGACCTGGGAAAGCTAGTGGAAAAGCTGATGAAAGAGCAAATGGAACAAAACTGA
- a CDS encoding major tail protein, with protein MTTVIVGLENLVYADLTENGKNFEYGEVKPFAPLCAAKVDTSTDSTTVYADNGPVIVLSSTGETKVTIETTEIPPEVLAHITGQKIVDGVIAWKQDAIPPYIALGFTGTKEDGNVRHVWLVKGRFSIPSTDWKTKEDKPEAQKESIEGTFVQRSDKVFKITGDSSVKGYEKYREKFFDEVFDITQLEETSGGTSSKVDTTKSSGGAA; from the coding sequence ATGACAACAGTCATTGTGGGTTTAGAAAACCTTGTTTATGCTGATTTAACCGAAAACGGAAAGAATTTTGAATATGGAGAGGTAAAACCCTTTGCACCACTATGCGCAGCGAAAGTAGACACAAGCACAGATTCAACGACGGTTTATGCCGATAACGGGCCTGTCATTGTGCTTTCATCTACAGGTGAAACAAAAGTGACGATTGAGACAACTGAAATCCCGCCGGAAGTATTGGCGCACATTACCGGCCAAAAGATTGTAGATGGTGTTATTGCATGGAAACAGGACGCTATCCCGCCTTATATCGCACTAGGGTTCACAGGAACGAAAGAAGACGGCAATGTTCGTCATGTGTGGTTAGTCAAAGGCCGTTTCTCGATCCCATCCACTGATTGGAAAACAAAAGAGGACAAGCCGGAAGCGCAAAAAGAAAGTATCGAAGGAACTTTTGTTCAGCGGAGTGATAAAGTCTTCAAAATCACAGGAGACAGCAGCGTAAAAGGTTATGAAAAATATCGTGAAAAATTCTTTGATGAGGTATTTGATATTACGCAGCTGGAAGAAACAAGCGGCGGTACTTCTTCTAAAGTAGATACAACTAAATCTAGTGGAGGTGCTGCTTAA
- the gp17 gene encoding tail completion protein gp17 produces MIDFEPIVTKHLLDDPAIQSMTEGRVFAGDFPLEFKAEFPHILVAEMDNVDVEYSDNKATHSEIDIQVNIWIQASESISAIQQAVDQKMKALGCKRITVSSFNEIERNAFRRAFLYRTIVKLKEEKA; encoded by the coding sequence ATGATTGATTTTGAGCCAATTGTGACGAAACATTTGCTAGATGATCCGGCCATTCAATCAATGACCGAAGGGAGAGTTTTCGCAGGAGACTTCCCACTTGAATTTAAAGCGGAATTCCCGCATATCCTGGTTGCTGAAATGGACAATGTAGATGTCGAATACTCAGACAACAAGGCAACACATTCAGAGATCGACATACAAGTGAATATTTGGATTCAAGCGAGCGAAAGCATATCGGCTATTCAACAAGCCGTAGATCAAAAAATGAAAGCCCTGGGATGCAAAAGAATCACGGTTTCTTCTTTCAACGAGATAGAAAGAAATGCTTTCAGAAGAGCTTTTTTATATAGAACAATTGTTAAATTAAAGGAGGAAAAAGCATGA
- a CDS encoding HK97-gp10 family putative phage morphogenesis protein, whose translation MWGGIMRIAAQAEGIDEAIRRLQEVGANLKKAQPKALRAGAKILAEQMKKEVNVSDIDHVHIRDDIKVRQTPKKERVYADAVSYDVGPGKETAWRARFHHEGYVAKNGRFVKGNPFGTRAYRIKKDAINQAVLKELQKGAT comes from the coding sequence GTGTGGGGTGGGATCATGAGGATCGCAGCACAAGCGGAGGGAATTGACGAGGCAATCCGACGGCTTCAAGAAGTTGGGGCGAATTTAAAAAAAGCACAACCAAAAGCCTTGAGAGCTGGCGCCAAAATTCTTGCAGAACAAATGAAAAAAGAGGTTAACGTTTCTGATATTGACCATGTTCATATTAGGGATGACATCAAGGTGAGACAAACACCGAAAAAAGAGCGTGTTTACGCTGATGCGGTTTCATATGATGTGGGACCTGGTAAGGAAACCGCCTGGCGTGCAAGATTCCATCATGAAGGATATGTCGCAAAGAACGGCCGTTTTGTAAAGGGGAATCCCTTTGGAACACGGGCCTATAGAATTAAAAAAGATGCGATCAATCAAGCCGTATTAAAGGAACTGCAAAAAGGAGCAACATAA
- a CDS encoding phage head closure protein, translating into MAHNPGRRRHKIHIQHSVPGRNPETMKPIQEWVTHRMAWAEILQPKGNWIIQAAAQGQQNTVFFRIRHKETTDKTGTMRVLFAGKTYRIKSIMPDLQYKELMVIECVGWDHEDRSTSGGN; encoded by the coding sequence ATGGCACATAATCCAGGAAGGCGCCGCCATAAAATTCATATTCAACATAGCGTGCCTGGTCGGAATCCCGAAACGATGAAACCGATCCAAGAATGGGTAACGCATCGGATGGCTTGGGCTGAAATTTTACAGCCAAAAGGAAACTGGATCATTCAAGCGGCAGCGCAGGGACAACAAAACACCGTCTTTTTTCGCATAAGACACAAAGAAACAACGGATAAAACGGGAACTATGCGTGTTCTTTTTGCGGGGAAAACGTACAGAATTAAATCAATCATGCCTGATCTCCAATATAAGGAGTTAATGGTGATTGAATGTGTGGGGTGGGATCATGAGGATCGCAGCACAAGCGGAGGGAATTGA
- a CDS encoding head-tail connector protein: MAQHRLNDQLKEHLRLDDGEEDTSLSFYLTAATNYVRNATGGEDDYLIVLLAGILFEYRVEKNIDQALNALSPFIIQADMARGEEDGT, encoded by the coding sequence ATGGCTCAACACCGACTGAATGATCAATTAAAAGAGCATTTACGGCTTGATGACGGGGAAGAAGATACTTCCCTGTCTTTTTATTTAACAGCTGCGACAAATTACGTCAGGAACGCTACAGGCGGCGAAGATGACTATTTGATTGTGCTTCTTGCCGGCATACTGTTTGAGTATCGTGTCGAAAAAAACATTGATCAAGCATTAAATGCATTATCACCATTTATTATTCAAGCGGATATGGCAAGGGGTGAAGAAGATGGCACATAA
- a CDS encoding phage major capsid protein, whose amino-acid sequence MNIKKILENRKKQIENRMTEIRETIEGEGAADTTIEELQTEVDELAAELAEIKEELEKDEKGDDSDGNAGTGEEGRSATPKDKEQEKRNALADSILSSLSSRSRTEAKEGEVRKGFAQFVAGQISASEARAMGLKTNGNDIFVPDVLASEILTYAQEENPLRKHGTVYRTTGTQGFPILIKKSKANRHKDERGKNEPIPETDISFEEYTLNPSETDALVLVTKKLLARTDLPIEQVIIDDLKKAYVEEEASFFFNGADNPGSLFEKAVKFTTTETDPYNRFVRLKNTLPTAILKQARWMTNRAGLTLIETLKDKEGRPLLRETGIEGKFGEAVLNFPVEVSDYVDGDNPEIPRFFFGDFSKFRVQDVIGSMEVTKLTERYSDTNHIGLKIWNLNDGQLVQSPLEPAIFHMELNPDGSTPTE is encoded by the coding sequence ATGAACATCAAAAAAATCCTAGAAAATCGAAAAAAACAAATTGAAAATAGAATGACGGAAATTCGTGAAACAATCGAAGGGGAAGGCGCTGCCGATACTACTATTGAGGAATTACAAACCGAGGTTGATGAACTGGCTGCGGAGCTTGCTGAAATTAAAGAAGAGCTTGAGAAGGATGAAAAAGGTGACGATTCTGACGGTAACGCCGGGACGGGTGAAGAAGGCCGCAGCGCAACACCTAAAGACAAAGAGCAGGAAAAACGTAATGCCCTTGCTGATTCTATTCTGTCTTCTCTTTCTTCAAGATCACGAACAGAAGCAAAAGAAGGAGAAGTAAGAAAGGGTTTTGCGCAATTTGTAGCGGGGCAAATTTCAGCTTCCGAAGCAAGAGCGATGGGTCTGAAAACAAACGGAAATGATATTTTTGTTCCTGATGTCCTAGCTTCCGAAATTCTAACGTATGCACAAGAAGAAAACCCATTGAGAAAACACGGTACAGTGTATAGAACAACAGGTACACAAGGTTTTCCAATCTTAATTAAAAAATCGAAAGCTAATCGACACAAGGACGAACGAGGAAAGAATGAGCCTATCCCTGAAACAGATATTTCTTTTGAAGAATATACTCTTAATCCTTCTGAAACGGATGCGCTAGTTCTTGTCACGAAAAAATTACTTGCACGCACTGATCTTCCTATTGAACAAGTTATCATCGACGACCTTAAAAAAGCCTATGTGGAGGAAGAGGCAAGTTTCTTCTTCAATGGTGCTGATAACCCAGGTTCATTGTTTGAAAAAGCGGTGAAATTCACAACTACAGAAACCGATCCTTATAATCGTTTTGTCAGATTAAAGAATACATTGCCGACAGCTATCTTAAAGCAGGCTAGATGGATGACAAACAGAGCGGGCTTAACCCTAATCGAAACATTAAAAGACAAAGAAGGCCGCCCGTTGCTGCGTGAAACAGGCATTGAAGGTAAATTTGGTGAAGCGGTTCTTAATTTCCCTGTGGAAGTTTCTGATTATGTCGATGGTGACAATCCTGAAATCCCACGTTTCTTCTTCGGTGACTTCTCAAAATTCCGTGTACAAGATGTTATCGGATCAATGGAAGTGACAAAGTTGACTGAAAGATATTCAGATACAAACCATATTGGGCTTAAAATTTGGAATCTGAATGACGGTCAATTAGTTCAGTCACCTCTTGAGCCTGCCATTTTCCACATGGAGTTGAACCCGGATGGCTCAACACCGACTGAATGA
- a CDS encoding HK97 family phage prohead protease: MGKEKRTFSIKGLEVRESVEEAAPSKIVGYGAVFDSPADIAGCFTEIISPGAFKKALDSNSDVRALFNHNWDCVLGRVKSGTLNLEEDERGLKFEVTPPDTTWVEDLKTSMKRGDIDQCSFGFTVTKDEWDYEAEPAVRTIKEVELYEISVVSLPAYEDTEAAVRSGDILKKAKEEREQSKKKQAIVNKIMEVLQK; this comes from the coding sequence ATGGGTAAAGAAAAACGCACATTTTCAATAAAAGGGCTAGAGGTTCGAGAGTCCGTCGAAGAAGCAGCGCCGTCCAAAATTGTTGGATATGGTGCTGTTTTTGATAGTCCGGCAGATATTGCAGGATGCTTCACGGAAATTATTTCACCAGGAGCATTTAAAAAGGCGCTTGATTCAAATTCAGACGTACGGGCCTTATTTAATCATAATTGGGATTGTGTTCTAGGCCGAGTGAAGAGTGGTACCTTAAATCTCGAAGAAGATGAGCGGGGCCTGAAATTTGAAGTGACACCGCCAGATACAACCTGGGTGGAAGACCTCAAAACAAGCATGAAGCGTGGCGATATTGATCAATGCAGCTTTGGTTTTACAGTTACAAAAGACGAATGGGATTACGAAGCAGAGCCAGCAGTGAGAACAATCAAAGAAGTCGAACTTTATGAAATTAGTGTCGTGTCTCTTCCTGCTTATGAAGATACAGAAGCCGCAGTAAGATCGGGCGACATTCTAAAAAAAGCAAAAGAAGAGCGGGAACAATCAAAAAAGAAACAAGCAATTGTAAATAAAATAATGGAGGTTTTACAAAAATGA
- a CDS encoding phage portal protein encodes MGIVQRIKQLFSSKRSVDLFNNSFFNFGTYVNDDNILSSSDTYYLLKLISDQVALANFIVEDETGKDIYTGQAAKVLKQLNNPNDYLTSYEFKKLLVNVYLLRGEVFLFQEGSQLHILDNVYAEMTNYGYEKYSLGGQGIPRYMIRHVKNIGVNHLKGVGLLDLARETLEGVMNAEKALTDKYKKGGLMAFLLKLEAHLSPTNGNQNKTVKKILDQLEDIKDSGKTKLIPLGKGYEIEALESPVDDEKILKYLSIYKKDLGKYFGLDKELLDKLEEKDMEQAMMKLFTSCLKPIFKNIEEHLTALLLGEDSGLKIKFRHDLLDFVGIKTKTEIAYNLVRTMIATPDDARKMLGWDPLNTEESSKLYVSKDLVGIDRLHEEAANALKGGEDDG; translated from the coding sequence GTGGGAATTGTTCAAAGAATTAAACAACTTTTTTCATCAAAAAGGAGTGTTGATCTATTCAACAATTCTTTTTTTAATTTTGGGACATACGTGAATGATGACAACATCCTTAGTTCCAGTGATACTTATTACCTTTTGAAATTAATAAGTGATCAAGTGGCGCTCGCTAACTTCATTGTGGAAGATGAGACAGGCAAAGACATATACACGGGCCAGGCTGCAAAAGTTTTGAAACAGCTAAACAACCCGAATGACTATTTAACTTCTTATGAATTTAAAAAGCTGCTGGTTAATGTATATCTTCTTAGAGGTGAAGTGTTTCTTTTTCAAGAAGGATCGCAGCTGCACATCTTAGACAATGTTTATGCTGAAATGACGAATTACGGATATGAAAAATATTCGCTAGGTGGTCAAGGCATTCCAAGATACATGATTAGACATGTAAAGAACATTGGTGTGAACCATTTGAAAGGTGTCGGCTTGCTTGATTTAGCCCGAGAAACGCTAGAAGGTGTGATGAATGCTGAAAAGGCATTAACCGACAAATATAAAAAAGGTGGATTAATGGCGTTTTTGCTCAAACTTGAGGCGCACTTATCACCTACGAATGGGAATCAAAATAAAACAGTCAAAAAGATTCTTGATCAACTCGAAGACATTAAGGATTCAGGAAAAACAAAGCTCATTCCATTAGGTAAAGGTTATGAAATAGAGGCTCTTGAGTCTCCTGTGGATGATGAAAAAATCCTGAAATATCTTAGTATCTACAAAAAAGATTTAGGCAAATACTTCGGCCTTGATAAAGAGCTGCTAGATAAATTGGAAGAGAAAGACATGGAGCAAGCTATGATGAAATTATTCACCAGCTGCTTGAAGCCAATTTTTAAAAACATTGAAGAGCATTTGACGGCGTTACTACTTGGAGAAGATAGCGGCTTGAAAATTAAATTCCGTCACGATTTACTGGATTTTGTAGGCATTAAAACAAAAACAGAGATCGCATACAACTTAGTCCGAACGATGATCGCCACGCCGGACGATGCCCGCAAAATGCTTGGATGGGACCCACTCAACACAGAAGAGTCCTCTAAACTTTATGTAAGTAAAGATTTGGTCGGGATTGATCGTCTTCATGAAGAAGCGGCAAACGCTTTGAAAGGTGGTGAGGATGATGGGTAA